A genome region from Geodermatophilus bullaregiensis includes the following:
- a CDS encoding transposase, protein MPAPRKYPDELRERSIRFACDLVDGPEKLSVNAACRRVGEQLGIQPDTLRNWVTQARVDAGAEPGLTTDERARLRELEREVLELRRANAILKTASAFFAAELDRPSPR, encoded by the coding sequence GTGCCTGCACCGAGGAAGTACCCCGACGAGTTGCGTGAGCGGTCGATCCGCTTCGCCTGCGATCTCGTCGACGGCCCGGAGAAGCTGAGCGTGAATGCCGCCTGCCGACGGGTCGGTGAGCAGCTGGGCATCCAGCCGGACACGCTGCGGAACTGGGTCACGCAGGCCCGCGTCGACGCCGGCGCCGAGCCCGGGCTGACCACCGATGAGCGGGCCCGGCTGCGCGAGCTGGAGCGGGAGGTCCTCGAACTGCGCCGGGCCAACGCGATCTTGAAGACGGCCTCGGCTTTCTTCGCGGCGGAGCTCGACCGCCCCTCGCCGCGCTGA
- a CDS encoding IS701 family transposase: MTPGELAAGRGRLEEFAAEVFAPLARRDQRGKGVAYVRGLLLDGRRKSMQPIAERLGVDHQGLQQFVSSSTWAVEPVRERLARKAVAVITPEAWVVDDTGFVKDGVASPGVARQYSGTLGKVGNCQIGVSVCAVTDTASCPLNWRLFLPERWDDAEAATEDAAAAIRARRERAGIPEDARHRAKWRLALEMLEELAGWDLAPPVVVTDAGYGTNAAFRDGLTARGWPYVCQVTGDLTAYPLGAVPELVGYSGRGPHPKPRYRTRPVGLREHVLAAGRAAAGQLTWREGSRGPMTSAFVALRIRPAGRRPTGRLSADGSLPAAWLLAEWPTEAAEPTDYWLATLPEGTGLAELVRLPKIRWRIEHDYRELKTALGLDHFEGRTWSGWHRHVTLVTAAQLFLTGLRSDPKAAAPA, encoded by the coding sequence ATGACTCCGGGGGAGCTGGCCGCCGGTCGAGGGCGGTTGGAGGAGTTCGCGGCGGAGGTGTTCGCGCCGCTGGCCCGCCGTGATCAGCGGGGCAAGGGCGTGGCCTATGTGCGCGGCCTGCTGCTGGACGGGCGGCGCAAGTCGATGCAGCCGATAGCCGAACGGCTCGGCGTGGATCATCAGGGCCTGCAGCAGTTCGTCTCCTCGTCGACCTGGGCGGTCGAGCCGGTGCGCGAGCGGCTGGCCCGCAAGGCGGTGGCGGTGATCACCCCGGAGGCGTGGGTGGTCGACGACACCGGCTTCGTCAAGGACGGGGTCGCCTCGCCGGGGGTGGCCCGGCAGTACTCCGGCACGCTGGGCAAGGTCGGCAACTGCCAGATCGGGGTCTCGGTCTGCGCGGTGACCGACACCGCCTCCTGCCCGCTGAACTGGCGGCTGTTCCTGCCCGAGCGCTGGGACGACGCCGAGGCCGCGACTGAAGACGCGGCCGCGGCTATCCGGGCGCGGCGCGAGCGCGCCGGCATCCCTGAGGACGCCCGCCACCGGGCCAAGTGGCGGCTGGCGCTGGAGATGCTCGAGGAGCTGGCCGGCTGGGACCTCGCGCCGCCGGTGGTGGTCACCGACGCCGGCTACGGCACCAACGCCGCCTTCCGCGACGGCTTGACCGCTCGCGGCTGGCCCTACGTCTGCCAGGTCACCGGCGACCTGACCGCCTACCCGCTCGGAGCGGTGCCCGAGCTAGTCGGCTACTCCGGGCGGGGCCCGCATCCCAAGCCGCGCTACCGCACCCGTCCGGTCGGGCTACGCGAGCACGTGCTGGCCGCCGGCCGGGCTGCCGCGGGGCAGCTGACCTGGCGGGAGGGCTCGCGGGGGCCGATGACCTCGGCGTTCGTGGCGCTGCGGATCCGCCCCGCCGGACGCCGACCGACCGGGCGGTTGAGCGCAGACGGCTCGCTGCCGGCGGCCTGGCTGCTGGCCGAGTGGCCGACTGAGGCCGCCGAGCCCACCGACTACTGGTTGGCGACCCTGCCGGAGGGCACCGGGCTGGCCGAGCTGGTCCGGCTGCCCAAGATCCGCTGGCGGATCGAGCACGACTATCGCGAGTTGAAGACTGCCCTGGGCCTGGACCACTTCGAGGGCCGCACCTGGTCGGGCTGGCACCGCCACGTCACCCTGGTCACCGCCGCCCAGCTGTTCCTCACCGGACTACGCAGCGACCCAAAAGCGGCTGCGCCGGCCTGA
- a CDS encoding 1-deoxy-D-xylulose-5-phosphate synthase: MTSSVQDLRGGLLAGIRQPADLRSLGAAELSLLAAEIRRTLVDSVSRTGGHLGSSLGVVELTLALHRVFNSPSDPILWDTGHQAYIHKLLTGRQAHFRTLRQPRGLSGYPRREESPHDWVENSHASTALSYADGLARALQLRGELGSTVVAVVGDGAFTGGMCWEGLNNLGAAPDRPVVVVLNDNGRSYAPTVGGLAAHLAGLPIGPSLFELMGLAYLGPVDGHDIGALEDTLSRARSLRAPVVVHVRTVKGRGHLPAETDPHDRQHTVCPPRTRSSRPTWTSVLAAELVEIGSRRPDVVALTAAMLEPTGLAPFATAFPDRAVDVGIAEQHAVTSAAGLAMGGMHPVVALYSTFLNRAFDQLLLDVGLHRLPVTFILDRAGITGSDGPSHNGMWDLSILGMVPGMRVAAPRDAARLGELLGEAVAHDGPTAVRFPKGSPGVELPALDRLGTADVLVSERHAEVLILAVGSLASAAVAAAERLRSAGVPTTVVDPRWVFPVAPGLAKAARHYRIVVTVEDNGAAGGFGDAVARTLRNAQVPVGLLTLGLRQEFMEVGEREAILAAHGLDAKGIATSVLRRLQPAAPIRAPR; this comes from the coding sequence GTGACCAGCAGCGTACAAGACCTACGTGGTGGCTTGCTCGCCGGCATCCGCCAGCCGGCCGACCTCCGCAGCCTGGGAGCTGCGGAGCTCTCCCTCTTGGCTGCGGAGATCCGGCGCACCCTGGTGGACTCCGTAAGTCGAACCGGTGGTCATCTGGGCTCAAGCCTCGGCGTCGTGGAGTTGACACTGGCCCTGCACCGAGTCTTCAATTCGCCGTCGGACCCCATCCTATGGGACACCGGACATCAGGCCTACATCCACAAGCTGCTCACCGGCCGCCAGGCGCACTTCCGTACGCTGCGTCAGCCCCGGGGGTTATCGGGCTACCCAAGGAGAGAAGAGAGCCCGCACGACTGGGTAGAGAACTCGCACGCCTCCACCGCGCTGTCCTACGCCGACGGCCTCGCTCGCGCATTGCAGCTTCGCGGTGAATTAGGGTCCACCGTTGTCGCCGTCGTAGGGGACGGCGCGTTCACCGGCGGGATGTGCTGGGAGGGGTTGAATAACCTGGGTGCCGCGCCAGACCGTCCGGTGGTCGTCGTCCTGAACGACAACGGACGCTCCTACGCGCCGACCGTGGGGGGCCTGGCCGCCCATCTTGCTGGCCTGCCCATCGGTCCGTCGTTATTCGAACTGATGGGCCTGGCCTATCTAGGGCCGGTGGACGGACACGACATTGGCGCGCTTGAGGACACACTGTCCCGCGCGCGGTCGCTGCGGGCTCCGGTGGTGGTGCATGTCCGCACGGTCAAGGGGCGAGGTCATCTCCCGGCCGAGACGGATCCGCACGACCGGCAGCACACCGTCTGCCCGCCGCGGACCAGGTCCTCTCGACCGACATGGACTTCGGTGCTAGCTGCAGAGCTGGTAGAGATCGGTTCCCGACGCCCCGATGTCGTCGCACTGACAGCCGCGATGCTGGAGCCCACGGGTCTCGCCCCGTTCGCAACCGCGTTCCCCGACCGGGCGGTGGATGTTGGGATTGCGGAGCAGCACGCGGTGACCTCCGCGGCCGGACTCGCCATGGGCGGCATGCACCCGGTCGTCGCCCTCTACTCCACGTTTCTTAACCGGGCATTCGATCAGCTGCTGCTCGACGTCGGCCTGCACAGGCTACCGGTAACCTTCATCCTTGATCGAGCGGGTATCACAGGCAGCGACGGGCCAAGCCACAACGGCATGTGGGACCTCTCCATCCTGGGGATGGTGCCGGGCATGCGGGTCGCGGCACCGAGGGACGCGGCCCGGCTGGGCGAGCTCCTCGGCGAGGCGGTCGCTCACGACGGTCCTACGGCGGTGCGCTTCCCAAAGGGCAGTCCAGGAGTCGAGTTGCCAGCGCTCGACCGGTTGGGGACTGCGGACGTCCTGGTAAGCGAACGGCACGCCGAGGTGCTCATCCTGGCGGTGGGCTCCTTGGCGTCCGCGGCCGTCGCCGCTGCGGAGCGGCTGCGGTCGGCGGGAGTGCCGACGACCGTAGTAGACCCGCGATGGGTGTTTCCCGTTGCGCCAGGACTCGCCAAGGCGGCCCGCCACTACCGCATCGTGGTCACGGTCGAGGACAATGGAGCGGCCGGAGGCTTCGGTGATGCGGTCGCCCGAACGCTGCGAAATGCTCAGGTGCCTGTCGGGCTGCTTACGCTGGGTCTGCGGCAGGAGTTTATGGAGGTAGGAGAGCGCGAGGCGATCCTCGCGGCCCACGGCCTCGACGCCAAGGGAATCGCAACATCGGTGCTGCGCCGATTGCAGCCGGCGGCCCCAATCCGCGCGCCGCGCTAA